A section of the Microbulbifer pacificus genome encodes:
- the ggt gene encoding gamma-glutamyltransferase, with protein MTAVSLLGTLSLVNGVHAYDRINGEGFASRSPVLATQGMAATSQPLATQVALDILKKGGSAVDAAIAANAVQGLMEPTGNGIGGDLFAIVWSAKDKKLHGLNASGRSPKSLPFRYFSDNNLDKIPAHGPLPVSVPGAVDGWFELHQKFGRLPMKELLAPAIQYANDGFPVTQLVAYYWNRSVPVLEKYPGFRETYMPGGRAPQEGDIFRNPRLAKTLQKIADGGRDAFYKGDIAREIDRYMKANGGFLSFEDLASHKSDWVEPVSTNYRGYDVWELPPNGQGIAALQILNILEGYDLAKLGRLSPEYVHLFTEAKKLAFEDRAKYYADPAFNDLPVKELISKPYAEKRRKLINLDKAAKRYDAGTVALRHGDTIYLTTADKDGNMVSLIQSNYRGMGSGMTPGELGFILQDRGEMFSLKEGHFNQYQPGKRPFHTIIPAFVTKDGKPWLSFGVMGGATQPQMHAQVIINMVDFGLNVQEAGDAARILHTGSSQPTDELMEDGGYLSLEDGFPMETRRELVQMGHQVRFESGPYGGYQAILKDKNGVYHGASESRKDGQAAGY; from the coding sequence ATGACCGCGGTATCATTGCTGGGCACACTGTCGCTGGTGAATGGCGTTCATGCCTATGACCGCATCAATGGTGAAGGGTTCGCCAGCCGTTCGCCGGTACTGGCCACTCAGGGCATGGCCGCTACCAGCCAGCCACTGGCGACCCAGGTGGCGCTGGATATCCTGAAGAAAGGTGGCAGCGCCGTAGACGCCGCCATTGCGGCGAATGCGGTCCAGGGGCTGATGGAGCCGACGGGTAACGGCATTGGTGGTGATCTGTTCGCCATCGTCTGGAGCGCGAAGGACAAAAAGCTGCACGGTTTGAATGCCAGTGGGCGCTCGCCGAAATCGCTGCCATTCCGTTATTTTTCCGACAATAATCTCGACAAGATCCCAGCCCATGGTCCGTTGCCGGTGTCCGTGCCCGGCGCGGTGGACGGCTGGTTTGAGCTGCACCAAAAATTTGGTCGGTTGCCGATGAAAGAGCTGCTGGCACCGGCGATCCAGTATGCCAACGATGGCTTTCCGGTGACGCAGCTGGTGGCCTATTACTGGAATCGCTCGGTACCGGTGCTGGAGAAGTACCCGGGTTTCCGTGAAACCTACATGCCCGGTGGTCGCGCGCCACAGGAGGGGGATATTTTCCGCAATCCGCGACTGGCGAAAACCCTGCAGAAAATTGCGGATGGTGGTCGCGATGCCTTCTATAAAGGAGATATCGCTCGGGAGATAGACCGCTATATGAAGGCCAACGGCGGCTTTCTTTCTTTTGAGGATCTCGCCAGCCACAAATCCGACTGGGTGGAGCCGGTGTCCACCAACTACCGCGGCTACGATGTGTGGGAGCTGCCGCCCAATGGCCAGGGTATTGCGGCACTGCAGATCCTCAATATTCTCGAGGGCTACGACCTGGCGAAGCTGGGGCGCCTGAGCCCCGAGTATGTTCACCTGTTTACCGAGGCGAAAAAGCTTGCGTTTGAGGACCGCGCCAAATATTACGCGGACCCGGCGTTTAACGACTTGCCGGTAAAAGAGCTTATTTCGAAACCCTATGCGGAAAAACGCCGCAAGCTGATCAATCTGGACAAGGCTGCCAAGCGTTACGATGCTGGCACCGTAGCCCTGCGCCATGGGGATACCATCTATCTCACCACCGCGGACAAGGACGGCAATATGGTGTCGCTGATCCAGAGCAACTACCGCGGCATGGGTTCCGGTATGACACCCGGTGAACTGGGCTTTATCCTCCAGGATCGCGGGGAAATGTTCAGCCTGAAAGAGGGGCATTTCAACCAGTACCAGCCGGGCAAGCGCCCGTTCCACACCATCATTCCCGCCTTTGTAACCAAGGATGGCAAGCCCTGGCTCAGCTTCGGGGTCATGGGAGGTGCCACGCAACCGCAGATGCACGCACAGGTGATCATCAACATGGTGGACTTCGGCCTGAACGTTCAGGAAGCGGGCGACGCGGCGCGCATCCTGCACACCGGTTCCAGCCAGCCCACCGATGAACTGATGGAAGATGGTGGCTACCTCAGCCTCGAAGACGGCTTCCCGATGGAAACCCGGCGCGAGCTGGTACAGATGGGACATCAGGTGCGCTTTGAAAGCGGCCCCTATGGTGGCTATCAGGCCATCCTGAAGGACAAAAATGGTGTGTATCACGGTGCGTCCGAAAGCCGCAAGGACGGACAGGCAGCCGGCTATTGA
- the pepN gene encoding aminopeptidase N produces the protein MKDSQARTIYLKDYQAPDYLVDHTDLSFELDPHATLVKSKLKIRRNPAVAQANETLPPLWLDGADLELLSVSINGELLPAHRYQQRAGGLSLSTDAPEFELEVHTRIAPEANTSLEGLYLSNGMYCTQCEAEGFRKITFYPDRPDVMSVFTTTIVAPASYPVLLSNGNKVDSGTTEDGRLRVTWEDPFAKPSYLFALVAGDLQHVEDSFTTCSGREVKLQLFTEARNIGKCAHAMTSLKHSMRWDEEVYGREYDLDIFMIVAVDHFNMGAMENKGLNIFNSACVLASPETATDAAFQRIESIVAHEYFHNWSGNRVTCRDWFQLSLKEGFTVFRDAEFSADMNSRAVKRIEDVTLLRTSQFAEDAGPMSHPVRPDSYMEISNFYTLTVYEKGAEVVRMIHTILGPEAFRRGSDLYFERHDGCAVTCEDFVAAMEDANGADLKQFRRWYSQAGTPVLDVEDTYNEALGEYSLTIRQQTPETPGQKGKLPLHIPITVGLLAEDGSPLRLDDAAGQMEVVLHLTEASQNFTFAGIASRPLPSLLRGFSAPVKLRYDYSSAQLQFLMQHDTDPFNRWDACQRLSINSLQTLQQQYRSGEALQQPAALIEGYAAVLDDAALDPALVAKMLALPSAQEIAEQGGEIDAAAIIAARTFARDAIATALAERFLTRYHALEQHKPYSPTAEDIAERSLKNTCLFYLCAAGSADALALAKGQFERGENMTDTAAALAALVEFGTETQAEGFLQAFYQQWQQDTQVVETWFGLQSGSAKFGTLERVQKLIAHPAFEVKNPNKVRAVIAGFAMRNFTQFHRADGSGYTFLADQVIALDKLNPQIAARLVTPLTRWKKYRAQESAQIHAALQKISVSGELSRDLYEVVSKSLEQD, from the coding sequence ATGAAAGACTCCCAAGCGCGTACGATTTACCTCAAGGATTACCAGGCACCGGATTATCTGGTGGATCACACGGATCTCAGTTTTGAGCTCGACCCGCATGCCACGCTGGTGAAATCCAAGCTGAAAATCCGGCGCAATCCGGCGGTGGCCCAGGCGAACGAAACTCTGCCGCCGCTGTGGCTCGATGGCGCGGATCTGGAGCTGCTGTCTGTTTCAATAAATGGCGAGCTTCTTCCGGCCCATCGCTACCAGCAACGGGCCGGCGGACTTTCTCTCAGCACAGACGCGCCCGAGTTCGAGCTGGAGGTGCACACTCGCATCGCCCCCGAGGCAAATACGTCTCTCGAGGGGCTGTATCTCTCCAACGGAATGTACTGCACCCAGTGCGAGGCGGAGGGATTCCGCAAAATCACCTTCTATCCGGATCGTCCGGACGTGATGTCGGTTTTCACCACCACTATTGTCGCGCCCGCTTCCTATCCTGTGCTGCTGTCCAATGGCAACAAAGTCGACAGCGGCACCACCGAGGACGGGCGTCTTAGGGTGACCTGGGAAGATCCGTTCGCCAAACCCTCCTACCTGTTTGCGCTGGTGGCGGGTGATCTGCAACATGTGGAAGACAGTTTCACCACCTGTAGTGGTCGCGAAGTGAAACTGCAGCTCTTTACCGAAGCGCGCAATATTGGCAAGTGTGCCCATGCCATGACATCCCTCAAGCACTCCATGCGTTGGGATGAAGAAGTGTACGGCCGGGAATACGATCTGGACATATTCATGATCGTGGCGGTGGATCACTTCAATATGGGGGCAATGGAGAACAAAGGGTTGAATATATTCAATTCCGCCTGCGTCCTCGCCAGCCCGGAAACCGCCACCGACGCGGCGTTTCAGCGCATTGAATCCATTGTTGCGCACGAGTATTTCCACAACTGGTCCGGCAACCGTGTGACCTGTCGTGACTGGTTCCAATTGAGCCTGAAAGAGGGATTTACGGTGTTCCGCGATGCGGAGTTTTCCGCGGATATGAACTCGCGGGCGGTAAAGCGCATAGAAGATGTGACCCTGCTGCGCACCTCCCAGTTTGCCGAGGATGCGGGTCCCATGTCACACCCGGTGCGGCCCGATTCCTATATGGAAATTTCCAATTTCTACACCCTCACCGTGTACGAAAAAGGCGCGGAAGTGGTGCGGATGATCCACACCATCCTCGGGCCAGAGGCTTTCCGTCGCGGCAGCGATCTGTATTTTGAGCGCCACGATGGCTGTGCGGTGACCTGCGAAGATTTCGTGGCAGCGATGGAGGACGCCAATGGTGCGGACCTGAAGCAGTTCCGCCGCTGGTACAGTCAGGCGGGCACCCCGGTACTCGATGTGGAGGACACCTACAACGAGGCACTCGGTGAATATTCCCTCACCATTCGACAGCAAACCCCGGAGACCCCGGGGCAGAAAGGCAAGCTGCCACTGCATATCCCAATAACGGTGGGCCTGCTGGCAGAAGATGGCAGCCCGCTGCGGCTTGATGATGCCGCCGGGCAGATGGAAGTCGTGCTGCATCTCACCGAGGCGAGCCAGAACTTTACCTTCGCCGGTATTGCATCCCGTCCATTACCGTCGTTGCTGCGCGGATTTTCCGCACCGGTAAAGCTGCGCTATGACTATTCCAGTGCACAACTGCAGTTCCTGATGCAGCACGATACCGATCCGTTCAATCGCTGGGATGCCTGTCAGCGACTGTCCATAAATAGCCTGCAGACGTTGCAGCAGCAGTACCGGTCCGGTGAGGCATTGCAACAGCCAGCGGCGTTGATCGAAGGTTACGCGGCAGTACTCGACGACGCGGCCCTGGACCCGGCACTGGTGGCAAAAATGCTGGCCCTTCCCAGTGCACAGGAAATCGCGGAGCAGGGGGGAGAAATCGACGCTGCCGCGATCATCGCCGCGCGCACTTTTGCCCGCGACGCCATTGCGACGGCGTTGGCGGAGCGATTCCTCACTCGCTATCACGCACTGGAACAACACAAGCCCTATAGTCCCACGGCAGAGGATATTGCCGAACGCAGCCTGAAAAACACCTGCCTCTTCTATCTGTGTGCGGCGGGCAGTGCCGACGCACTGGCACTGGCAAAGGGGCAGTTCGAGCGCGGAGAAAACATGACGGACACCGCCGCGGCACTGGCTGCGCTGGTGGAGTTCGGTACGGAAACGCAGGCAGAGGGCTTCCTGCAGGCGTTCTATCAGCAGTGGCAGCAGGACACCCAGGTGGTCGAAACCTGGTTCGGCCTGCAGAGTGGCAGCGCCAAGTTCGGTACTCTGGAGAGGGTACAGAAGTTGATTGCACATCCGGCGTTTGAGGTGAAAAACCCCAACAAGGTACGCGCGGTGATCGCTGGTTTCGCCATGCGCAACTTCACCCAGTTCCACCGGGCGGATGGCAGTGGCTACACGTTCCTCGCGGATCAGGTCATTGCGCTGGACAAGCTCAACCCGCAGATTGCCGCGCGTCTGGTAACACCGCTGACGCGCTGGAAAAAATATCGAGCACAGGAATCCGCGCAGATTCATGCAGCACTGCAAAAAATCTCTGTCAGTGGCGAGCTGTCGCGGGATTTGTATGAGGTGGTCAGCAAAAGCCTCGAGCAGGATTGA
- a CDS encoding histidine phosphatase family protein, which yields MHQILLIRHGEAAKSATDADPGLTLLGQRQAENLADDLDRQFPRGEGVRLVSSPKTRALQTAIPVAGRWQMQVDEEYNVIEIPSPLGMPLAERGQWIRGLLHSRWDTLTPEQGHWREGITDYLLRLTSTTDERRFHTTLVFCHFMVINSVVAAIRNDLQVAQFYPDYTSQTRLAIEGGKLHLVQLGRETNSGNLIQ from the coding sequence TTGCACCAGATATTGTTGATTCGCCACGGCGAAGCCGCCAAGTCAGCCACCGACGCCGATCCCGGCCTCACACTACTCGGCCAGCGCCAAGCGGAAAACCTGGCCGACGATCTGGACCGACAGTTTCCCCGGGGCGAAGGCGTACGACTGGTCAGCAGCCCGAAAACACGCGCACTGCAAACGGCGATACCCGTGGCCGGGCGCTGGCAGATGCAGGTGGACGAAGAATACAACGTGATTGAGATTCCCTCCCCCCTGGGCATGCCGCTGGCAGAGCGCGGCCAATGGATTCGGGGGCTGCTGCATAGCCGCTGGGATACTCTCACACCGGAGCAGGGACATTGGCGCGAGGGCATCACCGATTATCTGTTGCGGCTAACTTCAACCACGGATGAGCGAAGGTTCCACACCACTCTGGTTTTCTGCCACTTTATGGTGATCAATTCGGTGGTGGCGGCAATCCGTAATGATCTGCAGGTAGCGCAATTTTACCCGGACTATACGTCGCAGACCCGCCTGGCGATAGAAGGTGGAAAATTGCATCTTGTGCAGCTGGGGCGGGAAACAAATAGCGGCAATCTGATCCAGTAA
- a CDS encoding carboxylesterase/lipase family protein — protein MPDTRKRDNSDSNVRENALLIETDCGMLKGRITTVNASALGGRTAEVRQFLGIPYAEPPVGALRWCPPRPPSPWNGVRDATRFAMPAPQNPNFLFEIRGPNSEEPDNEDCLYLNIHAPLYPEYPRLPVMVWIHGGSFYLGSGCQPLYDGQYLAGSGRAIVVTINYRLGALGFLRLKDISDIPATGNEGILDQIAALRWVQKNIAAFGGDPDNITLFGESAGAMSIASLFAAQDGNSESLGGRLFHKAIVQSGNPGVYSHPENATAMADKFCEILSALRGNVPLSHPPTTRELLKAQEILLNDPETNHQWGHLPFKPVLDNELITRPPIEAIRNGAGSSIAIMVGSNRDEWNLFSAARPETLTLDDQQIRNHLRRLLPDKWIQPLLDHYRRQAESQAENPWPLWSRVWNLMLTDMTFTVPGLRLLQAHSGKRFHYHFSQPLSAQPMLGACHASELGYVFGTHGDPSLQHLYGGEQEPHFLSESMRNAWLNFAESGDPGGGWPGFDQGHSRCFGNRDSDPMDTQVLQRVWEILDDRNLRGFL, from the coding sequence ATGCCCGATACCAGGAAGCGAGATAATTCCGATAGCAACGTCCGTGAAAATGCGCTGCTCATCGAAACAGACTGCGGAATGCTAAAAGGCAGAATAACAACGGTTAACGCCAGTGCGTTGGGCGGTAGAACAGCGGAGGTACGGCAGTTTCTCGGCATTCCCTATGCAGAGCCCCCCGTCGGCGCATTGCGCTGGTGTCCTCCCCGTCCACCCTCACCGTGGAACGGTGTAAGGGATGCCACCCGCTTCGCCATGCCCGCCCCGCAAAACCCCAACTTCCTGTTTGAGATCCGGGGCCCGAATAGCGAGGAGCCAGACAATGAAGACTGCCTTTACCTGAATATCCATGCCCCCCTTTATCCGGAATATCCTCGATTGCCGGTCATGGTGTGGATTCACGGCGGCTCCTTTTACCTGGGGTCGGGCTGCCAGCCCCTGTACGACGGCCAGTATCTCGCCGGCAGCGGCCGTGCAATCGTGGTGACCATTAATTACCGATTGGGCGCGCTGGGATTTTTGCGCCTCAAAGATATCAGCGACATACCCGCGACCGGCAACGAAGGCATTCTCGACCAGATTGCGGCGTTGCGCTGGGTGCAGAAAAATATTGCCGCATTTGGCGGTGATCCCGACAACATTACTCTTTTCGGGGAATCCGCTGGCGCCATGAGTATCGCCAGTCTGTTTGCCGCACAGGATGGGAACAGCGAATCCCTTGGGGGCAGGCTCTTTCACAAGGCGATCGTACAAAGTGGCAATCCCGGTGTTTACAGTCACCCGGAAAACGCCACCGCGATGGCGGACAAATTCTGCGAGATTTTGTCGGCCCTGCGTGGAAATGTGCCCCTCAGTCACCCCCCCACAACCCGGGAACTACTCAAGGCTCAGGAAATACTGCTGAATGACCCGGAAACAAATCACCAGTGGGGACACCTTCCGTTCAAACCCGTGCTGGACAATGAGCTGATTACCCGTCCCCCCATAGAAGCCATACGCAATGGTGCCGGTTCCAGCATCGCCATTATGGTCGGCAGCAACCGGGATGAATGGAATCTGTTCAGCGCGGCGCGACCGGAAACCCTGACACTGGATGACCAACAGATTCGCAACCATCTGCGCCGGCTGTTGCCGGACAAGTGGATTCAACCGCTGCTGGATCACTATCGGCGGCAGGCGGAATCCCAGGCGGAAAACCCCTGGCCACTGTGGAGTCGCGTCTGGAACCTGATGCTCACCGATATGACATTTACCGTGCCCGGCCTTCGTCTGCTGCAGGCCCACAGTGGCAAGCGCTTTCACTATCATTTTTCGCAACCGCTGAGCGCCCAACCCATGCTCGGTGCCTGCCACGCTTCAGAACTCGGGTATGTATTCGGCACCCACGGCGATCCTTCGCTCCAGCACCTCTACGGCGGGGAGCAGGAGCCGCACTTCCTCAGCGAATCCATGCGCAATGCCTGGCTGAATTTTGCCGAAAGCGGCGATCCCGGTGGCGGCTGGCCGGGCTTTGACCAGGGCCACAGCCGCTGCTTCGGTAATCGTGACAGTGACCCGATGGATACCCAAGTGCTGCAGCGGGTATGGGAAATTCTGGATGACAGGAATCTACGCGGCTTTCTATAG
- a CDS encoding MDR family MFS transporter has translation MVLASGFFFAVKLGEIGMDRQWWQSLYNLPPLIWIVLVGSFFGRGTYFMVWPFLAILLHEKFALGPANIGLILSVSAMVATLLGFYAGTLSDRYGRRNLLILGTAINTCAFALLALADSLSAFIVSITLCSIGRAIWEAPASALFGDLIPEQRSRELALQFRYFLINVGAALGPIVGVWAGLSAQQSTFSLTAASYLFLCLGFVWAFRYTKSGLAAKVKRNPATSFRATLRVLHRDRAFLIVVLANILTLFIYAHMDSSLVQYLTQSSAPGLIQLISSMILVNATTIILLQFPLLKLMGGLSVNHRIIIGIFVLAAGQVWFAINPVHWFYGWLGAAFVVSVAETILFPTMSIQVDRMAPDHLRGSYFGATSFYTFGWSSAPLVGGFVIEWLGGSALYWGTFLLCGVVLYLYRFSSQFERVSGPAAVPANAGEEAANT, from the coding sequence ATGGTCTTGGCCTCCGGGTTTTTTTTTGCCGTCAAATTGGGAGAAATCGGCATGGACAGGCAGTGGTGGCAATCGCTTTACAACTTACCGCCTTTGATATGGATTGTTCTGGTGGGCAGTTTTTTTGGACGCGGCACCTACTTTATGGTGTGGCCGTTCCTGGCTATTCTGCTGCACGAAAAATTCGCCCTGGGTCCGGCAAATATCGGTCTCATACTCAGTGTGTCTGCGATGGTCGCAACCCTGCTCGGGTTCTATGCAGGTACCCTGTCTGATCGCTACGGTCGGCGTAACCTCCTGATTTTGGGTACGGCGATCAATACCTGCGCGTTTGCTCTGCTGGCGTTGGCGGATTCGCTGTCGGCGTTTATTGTCTCCATTACGCTTTGCTCAATCGGTCGTGCGATCTGGGAGGCGCCGGCCAGTGCATTGTTTGGTGATCTGATTCCGGAACAGAGAAGCCGCGAACTTGCGCTGCAGTTCCGTTATTTCCTGATCAATGTGGGGGCGGCACTTGGGCCAATTGTCGGTGTCTGGGCGGGCCTCAGCGCCCAGCAGTCCACTTTCAGCCTCACCGCAGCGAGTTACCTGTTTCTGTGTCTCGGGTTTGTGTGGGCATTCCGATATACAAAATCCGGGCTGGCGGCGAAGGTAAAAAGAAATCCTGCGACAAGTTTTCGGGCAACCTTGCGGGTTTTACACCGGGATAGGGCTTTTCTGATCGTAGTGCTTGCCAATATCCTCACGCTGTTCATCTACGCGCATATGGATTCCAGTCTGGTGCAGTATCTTACTCAGAGCAGTGCACCGGGGCTGATACAGCTGATTTCCAGCATGATCCTGGTCAATGCCACCACGATTATTCTGTTGCAGTTTCCATTGCTGAAATTGATGGGTGGGTTGAGTGTCAACCATCGGATCATTATTGGGATTTTTGTTCTCGCAGCGGGACAGGTGTGGTTCGCGATCAATCCGGTTCACTGGTTCTATGGCTGGCTGGGAGCCGCCTTTGTAGTGAGTGTTGCAGAGACAATCTTGTTCCCGACGATGAGCATCCAGGTAGATCGAATGGCTCCCGATCATTTGCGGGGGAGTTATTTTGGCGCTACTTCGTTTTATACCTTCGGGTGGTCAAGTGCACCGCTGGTGGGGGGCTTTGTGATTGAGTGGCTGGGGGGATCCGCGCTGTACTGGGGAACGTTCCTGCTGTGCGGTGTGGTGTTGTATCTGTATCGGTTCAGTAGCCAATTCGAGCGTGTGTCTGGACCGGCGGCAGTGCCAGCCAACGCAGGAGAGGAAGCGGCGAACACATAG
- a CDS encoding oxidoreductase — MRMTTMSQQPYPHLLAPLDLGFTTLKNRVLMGSMHTNLEEHPGGFARLAAFYGERARGGVGLIVTGGIAPNEEGGVFQGSSKMTTAEEAAEHRAITDAVHQEGGKICMQILHAGRYAYNPNLVAPSAIQAPINPFTPRELSDAEVEQQIEDYVRCATLAREAGYDGVEVMGSEGYFINQFIAARTNHRDDRWGGSFENRTRLPIEIVSRIRKAVGENFIIIYRLSMLDLVEGGSDFDEVITLGQAIEKAGATIINTGIGWHEARVPTIATSVPRAAFSDITAKVKQHLSVPVITSNRINMPQVGEDVLAAGQADMISMARPFLADAEFVNKAEENRADEINTCIGCNQACLDHTFELKLTSCLVNPRACHETELNYLPVAAAKKIAVVGAGPAGLAASTVAAERGHQVTLFEAGDKVGGQFNIAKQIPGKAEFEETLRYFKRRLEITGVEVRLNTIATEENLEGFDEVIIATGISPRTPPIEGIDHAKVLTYLDVLKHKKPVGKSVAIIGAGGIGFDVAEYLTHSEEHASELIASSKQEFFDEWGVDIELEHRAGLKPQLPVTSPRQIFLLQRKASKVGAGLGKTTGWIHRTSLQHRKVQSLAGVSYEKIDDQGLHIRVGDEQKVLNVDNVIICAGQEPLRALHDALQAKGQSSHLIGGAFEAAELDAKRAIDQGSRLAAGL, encoded by the coding sequence ATGAGAATGACCACCATGTCACAGCAGCCTTACCCACACCTGCTCGCCCCGCTTGACCTCGGCTTCACCACCCTGAAGAACCGCGTACTGATGGGCTCCATGCATACCAACCTGGAAGAGCATCCCGGTGGCTTTGCGCGGCTGGCGGCCTTTTACGGGGAGCGCGCCCGGGGTGGCGTGGGCCTGATCGTCACCGGCGGTATCGCACCCAACGAGGAAGGCGGGGTTTTCCAGGGATCGTCAAAGATGACCACGGCGGAAGAAGCCGCGGAGCACCGTGCTATTACCGATGCGGTACACCAGGAAGGCGGCAAGATCTGCATGCAGATCCTGCACGCCGGCCGCTATGCCTATAACCCCAATCTGGTAGCCCCCTCTGCCATCCAGGCGCCGATCAACCCGTTCACCCCGCGAGAACTCAGCGATGCGGAAGTGGAGCAGCAGATCGAAGACTATGTGCGCTGTGCCACCCTGGCCCGTGAGGCCGGTTACGACGGTGTCGAGGTGATGGGTTCCGAGGGCTACTTCATCAACCAGTTTATCGCCGCGCGTACCAACCACCGCGATGACCGCTGGGGCGGCAGCTTCGAAAACCGCACTCGTCTGCCGATCGAAATCGTCAGCCGTATCCGCAAGGCGGTGGGCGAGAACTTCATCATCATCTACCGCCTGTCCATGCTGGACCTGGTGGAAGGCGGCAGCGACTTTGACGAAGTGATTACACTGGGCCAGGCGATCGAAAAGGCCGGCGCCACCATCATCAATACCGGTATCGGCTGGCACGAGGCGCGGGTACCCACCATTGCCACCAGCGTGCCGCGCGCCGCATTCAGCGACATCACTGCCAAAGTGAAGCAACACCTGAGCGTGCCGGTCATCACCAGCAACCGCATCAATATGCCGCAGGTGGGCGAGGACGTACTGGCCGCCGGCCAGGCAGACATGATTTCCATGGCGCGCCCGTTCCTCGCGGATGCCGAGTTCGTCAACAAGGCGGAAGAAAACCGCGCGGACGAAATCAACACCTGCATCGGTTGTAACCAGGCCTGCCTCGACCACACCTTCGAGCTGAAACTCACCTCGTGCCTGGTGAACCCCCGCGCCTGTCATGAAACCGAACTCAACTACCTGCCGGTGGCAGCGGCGAAGAAGATCGCCGTGGTAGGTGCAGGCCCTGCAGGCCTCGCCGCCTCCACCGTAGCGGCCGAGCGCGGTCACCAGGTCACCCTGTTCGAAGCGGGCGACAAGGTCGGCGGCCAGTTCAATATCGCCAAACAAATTCCGGGTAAGGCCGAATTTGAAGAAACCCTGCGCTACTTCAAGCGTCGCCTGGAAATCACCGGCGTGGAAGTTCGCCTCAACACCATCGCCACCGAGGAAAACCTTGAGGGCTTTGACGAGGTGATTATCGCCACCGGTATTTCCCCGCGCACCCCGCCCATCGAGGGTATCGACCATGCCAAGGTACTGACCTATCTGGATGTGCTGAAACACAAAAAGCCGGTGGGCAAATCCGTAGCCATTATTGGCGCCGGCGGTATCGGCTTTGACGTAGCGGAATACCTCACCCACAGTGAGGAGCATGCCAGCGAACTGATCGCCAGCAGCAAGCAGGAATTCTTCGACGAGTGGGGCGTGGATATCGAGCTGGAACACCGCGCCGGTCTCAAACCCCAATTGCCGGTAACCAGCCCGCGGCAGATCTTCCTGCTGCAGCGCAAGGCCTCCAAAGTTGGCGCCGGCCTCGGTAAGACCACCGGCTGGATTCACCGCACCAGCCTCCAGCACCGCAAGGTGCAGAGTCTGGCGGGGGTCAGCTACGAAAAGATCGACGACCAGGGCCTGCACATCCGCGTGGGTGACGAGCAGAAGGTTCTCAATGTCGACAACGTGATCATTTGCGCCGGCCAGGAGCCGCTGCGTGCACTGCACGATGCCCTGCAGGCGAAGGGTCAATCCAGCCACCTGATCGGGGGCGCCTTCGAGGCCGCAGAGCTGGATGCCAAGCGCGCTATCGATCAGGGCTCCCGCCTCGCGGCTGGCCTGTAA
- a CDS encoding LysR family transcriptional regulator, with amino-acid sequence MQLQQIDMNLFPVLDAIYNTRNLTRAAERLHITQPAVSNALARLRRALDDQLFTRTPSGMSPTPLTESIMPKVQQALALLGSSVTGHHRFEPASAHKTLRVSMNDMAETLVLPQLLEHLHAVAPGVSVESYYVPRDQLVKELAANSLDFALDIPMVSATQLNQQRLVADRYQCMVRPDHPLAGASSLTLEQYLGLEHIHVSSRRSGPGIADIALNKLGRRRKVKLRVQHYRVAPLVVLKTDLALTVPVSLARQYPAKCFELPFQIPQMDWHLLWHRSQDDEGANRWLREQVIEMFGS; translated from the coding sequence ATGCAGTTACAGCAGATTGATATGAACCTCTTCCCGGTGCTCGATGCCATCTACAACACCCGCAATCTGACGCGCGCGGCGGAGCGCCTGCATATCACCCAACCCGCCGTGAGCAATGCCCTGGCGCGCCTGCGCCGCGCACTGGACGACCAACTGTTCACCCGCACCCCCAGTGGAATGAGTCCCACACCACTGACAGAGAGCATCATGCCCAAGGTGCAACAGGCGCTGGCCCTATTGGGCAGTAGCGTGACCGGACACCACCGCTTTGAACCCGCCAGCGCGCACAAAACCTTGCGGGTTTCCATGAACGATATGGCGGAGACACTGGTGTTGCCGCAATTGCTGGAGCATCTGCACGCGGTGGCCCCGGGGGTCAGCGTGGAGTCTTACTATGTGCCGCGGGACCAGTTGGTGAAGGAGCTGGCGGCCAACAGCCTGGACTTTGCCCTGGATATTCCCATGGTCTCCGCCACCCAGCTCAACCAGCAGCGTCTTGTAGCAGACAGATACCAGTGCATGGTGCGCCCGGATCACCCGCTGGCAGGCGCCTCCAGCCTTACCCTGGAGCAGTATCTGGGGCTGGAGCATATCCACGTTTCCAGCCGCCGCAGTGGCCCGGGGATCGCGGATATTGCACTGAACAAGCTCGGGCGGCGGCGCAAGGTGAAACTGCGGGTGCAGCACTACCGGGTGGCACCGCTGGTGGTATTGAAGACCGACCTGGCACTCACGGTACCGGTCAGCCTGGCCCGGCAGTACCCGGCGAAGTGCTTCGAGCTGCCGTTCCAGATACCGCAGATGGATTGGCACCTGCTGTGGCACCGCAGCCAGGATGACGAAGGCGCCAACCGCTGGCTGCGGGAACAGGTGATAGAAATGTTCGGCAGCTGA